A genomic region of Ewingella sp. CoE-038-23 contains the following coding sequences:
- the mazF gene encoding endoribonuclease MazF: MVKPFIPDAGDIIWLDFDPQAGHEQAGHRPAVVLSPAAYNDRVGLLLCCPMTTKIKGYPFEVLIAGTRQSAVLSDQIKSLDWRKRNAVKKGTVSLLELDEVRAKVKALIDG, encoded by the coding sequence ATGGTGAAGCCTTTTATTCCTGACGCCGGAGACATTATCTGGCTGGATTTTGACCCACAAGCCGGTCACGAACAGGCCGGGCATAGGCCAGCCGTCGTTCTGAGTCCTGCTGCATATAATGATCGAGTGGGGTTGCTGCTGTGCTGCCCGATGACCACCAAGATAAAAGGCTACCCTTTCGAGGTGTTAATTGCTGGCACTAGGCAGAGCGCGGTGTTGTCAGATCAGATAAAAAGTCTGGACTGGCGTAAAAGAAATGCTGTCAAAAAAGGAACCGTGAGCCTGCTCGAGCTTGATGAAGTCAGAGCAAAGGTAAAAGCGCTGATTGACGGTTAA
- a CDS encoding AbrB/MazE/SpoVT family DNA-binding domain-containing protein codes for MPQVIVKKWGNSPSVRLPVAIMEAASLKVDDTVEIAVEDGKIIIVPVRAKTYSLDSLLGGVTESNMHEEADFGSPTGREVL; via the coding sequence ATGCCGCAGGTCATTGTGAAAAAATGGGGAAATAGCCCTTCTGTGCGCCTACCGGTCGCTATCATGGAAGCAGCCTCTCTCAAGGTCGATGATACTGTCGAGATTGCAGTAGAAGACGGCAAAATCATCATCGTCCCAGTTCGCGCTAAAACCTATTCACTCGATTCCCTTCTAGGGGGAGTGACGGAAAGCAATATGCATGAAGAGGCCGATTTCGGTTCCCCTACAGGCCGAGAGGTCTTGTGA
- a CDS encoding GlsB/YeaQ/YmgE family stress response membrane protein: MGILSWIIFGLIAGILAKWIMPGKDGGGFILTVVLGVVGAVVGGYISTLFGFGRVDGFNFGSFVVAVIGALVVLFIYRKVRS; this comes from the coding sequence ATGGGAATTTTATCCTGGATTATCTTTGGTCTGATTGCAGGTATTCTGGCGAAATGGATCATGCCGGGTAAAGATGGTGGCGGGTTCATCCTGACCGTGGTTCTTGGTGTTGTCGGTGCCGTCGTCGGTGGTTACATCAGTACACTGTTTGGCTTTGGCCGCGTGGACGGTTTCAATTTCGGCAGCTTCGTCGTCGCCGTGATCGGCGCGCTGGTGGTGCTGTTTATCTACCGCAAAGTCCGCAGTTGA
- the bhsA gene encoding multiple stress resistance protein BhsA — MKNVKIFAVAATLSLISFGSFAAQQVSQPMDGQQKLGVISASGPTTIGGLESKLAAQASDAGASSYRIISVTGNNRLHADAEIYK; from the coding sequence ATGAAAAACGTCAAAATTTTTGCTGTAGCTGCAACCCTTTCTCTGATTTCTTTCGGTAGTTTTGCTGCTCAGCAGGTGAGTCAGCCGATGGACGGTCAACAAAAACTGGGCGTGATTTCTGCCTCTGGCCCAACCACTATTGGTGGTCTGGAAAGCAAACTGGCAGCTCAGGCAAGTGATGCTGGTGCCTCTTCTTACCGCATCATCTCCGTGACCGGTAATAACCGCCTGCACGCCGACGCTGAAATCTACAAATAA